Proteins from a single region of Planktothrix tepida PCC 9214:
- a CDS encoding vWA domain-containing protein: protein MKKSIDLSTTIGFWIRRLSVSILLAGYFSSPSLAQVKTVEIIDNPLVNEDRVTVRIKVKDANDKPEVFLQDTNFQLTVDNKPLEFRSKDWKSPEDTIPPPAWIIVLLDYSGSMNQQDSRGTTRLDGAINAVREFTNALAERCPKNQVCPKPQVSIVPFGDPGSACEKGYPVREKNLDKFFPAGDYKLSNYLDLLASETPCASTNIYEPLSRAIRFLANDADPRFTIPEDPNQPQPRLSVILLSDGYHNKANEEQDFENLRALLKRNEQIIVHTLGYGLTPEQLGQKYGLGRAATRRDIGKGDKKVPEEEFVDQARLAEIAQITGGVSEFSADAQTVAEKLKLFLNALLGEYQITYSEPNAERGSKHDVKVTVQSVESEPKGYTITAFGRSLPLPTRLIMLLVIFIVLIGGGVVPFWLWAEHLKREAFEG from the coding sequence ATGAAAAAATCTATCGATTTGTCTACTACAATCGGTTTCTGGATACGCAGGCTTAGTGTATCTATTCTACTAGCAGGTTACTTTAGTAGTCCCAGTTTAGCCCAGGTTAAAACCGTTGAAATTATTGATAACCCACTTGTTAATGAGGATCGGGTTACGGTTCGGATTAAAGTTAAAGATGCCAATGACAAACCGGAAGTTTTTCTGCAAGATACGAATTTTCAATTAACGGTTGATAATAAACCCTTAGAATTTCGCAGTAAAGATTGGAAAAGCCCCGAAGATACGATTCCGCCTCCGGCTTGGATTATTGTTTTGTTGGACTATAGCGGTAGTATGAACCAACAAGATAGTCGAGGAACAACTCGACTTGACGGAGCGATTAATGCGGTTCGAGAATTTACAAATGCTCTAGCAGAACGCTGTCCTAAAAATCAAGTCTGTCCCAAACCACAAGTGTCTATTGTTCCCTTTGGCGATCCTGGCTCTGCTTGTGAAAAAGGTTATCCGGTCAGAGAAAAAAACCTAGATAAATTTTTTCCAGCCGGAGATTACAAACTCAGTAACTATCTGGATCTTTTAGCCAGTGAAACACCTTGCGCTTCGACGAATATTTATGAACCGTTGAGTCGTGCCATTCGATTTTTAGCCAATGATGCCGATCCGCGTTTTACAATTCCTGAAGATCCTAATCAACCTCAACCTAGACTATCTGTTATTCTCTTATCTGATGGCTATCATAACAAAGCCAATGAAGAACAAGACTTTGAAAATCTCAGAGCTTTATTAAAGCGGAATGAGCAGATTATTGTTCATACTTTGGGTTATGGTTTAACACCGGAACAACTGGGTCAGAAATATGGCTTAGGACGGGCTGCAACTCGTAGGGATATTGGAAAAGGAGATAAAAAAGTTCCAGAAGAAGAATTTGTTGATCAAGCCCGTTTAGCAGAAATTGCTCAAATTACTGGAGGCGTTTCTGAGTTTTCTGCCGATGCTCAAACGGTTGCAGAAAAACTGAAGTTATTTCTAAATGCTCTGCTAGGAGAATATCAAATTACCTACAGTGAACCCAATGCAGAACGAGGTTCTAAACATGATGTAAAAGTTACGGTTCAATCTGTAGAATCTGAACCTAAAGGTTATACTATCACAGCATTTGGGCGATCGCTTCCCTTACCGACTCGCCTGATCATGTTATTGGTAATTTTTATAGTTTTAATTGGAGGTGGCGTTGTTCCGTTTTGGTTATGGGCTGAACATTTAAAACGAGAAGCCTTTGAAGGTTAG
- a CDS encoding FHA domain-containing serine/threonine-protein kinase produces the protein MELAPGTLLKQQQYQVKTTLGKGGFGITYRGIDLKSSRTVAIKENWPESGVRQGTTVIWPHHTTRKQQQEELQKFKGEAQYLSQCIHPNIVKVYDWFEENNTAYTVMEFIKGRLLSDLFEAEGLLPENRIQRYLMQIASALQVIHAKNLLHRDIKPENIIITAEDRAILIDFGATREFIAGKTGRMTAILTPGYAPLEQYSVTSKRGAGTDIYALCASMYHLLTGQWPPEPPERYPADSLIPPRQIVPSINPRFEQILLIGMARKLEDRFQSVTALMQALNSIIETHNAQLVFIHNRELLAEFSLTSDRTIIGRSDLNTGSVHIDLNPLVGNETVSRRHGQIYRDGKQWKISDLGSQNGIFIKRSGQPRFGARITSPEPLFSGDEIAFGKVRCLFQIF, from the coding sequence ATGGAATTAGCTCCTGGTACATTGCTTAAACAACAGCAATATCAAGTTAAAACCACCCTAGGGAAAGGGGGGTTTGGCATTACTTATCGGGGTATCGATTTAAAATCTTCTCGAACTGTTGCGATTAAAGAAAACTGGCCAGAAAGTGGAGTGCGACAAGGAACAACCGTAATTTGGCCTCACCATACCACTCGAAAACAACAGCAGGAAGAATTACAAAAATTCAAAGGAGAGGCACAATATTTATCTCAGTGTATTCATCCCAATATTGTCAAAGTTTATGATTGGTTTGAGGAAAATAACACCGCTTATACGGTGATGGAATTTATTAAGGGTAGGCTCCTTTCGGATCTTTTTGAAGCCGAAGGGCTACTACCTGAAAATCGCATTCAACGCTATTTAATGCAAATCGCGTCTGCTTTACAGGTCATTCATGCCAAAAATCTTCTCCATCGAGATATTAAACCAGAGAATATTATTATCACGGCAGAAGATAGAGCAATCTTAATTGATTTCGGGGCAACGAGAGAATTTATCGCTGGAAAAACGGGCAGAATGACGGCGATTTTAACACCTGGGTATGCTCCTTTAGAACAATATAGCGTTACCAGTAAGCGAGGCGCAGGTACGGATATTTATGCGTTATGTGCGTCAATGTATCATTTATTAACCGGACAGTGGCCACCTGAACCTCCTGAACGATATCCTGCTGATTCTCTCATCCCTCCTCGACAAATTGTTCCTTCGATTAATCCTCGTTTTGAGCAAATTCTTTTAATAGGAATGGCAAGAAAACTAGAGGATCGATTTCAAAGCGTTACAGCGTTAATGCAAGCGTTAAATTCAATTATAGAAACCCACAATGCTCAATTAGTCTTTATACACAATCGTGAATTATTGGCTGAGTTTAGTTTAACAAGCGATCGCACCATTATTGGACGTTCAGATTTGAATACAGGAAGTGTCCATATTGACTTAAATCCTTTAGTTGGAAATGAAACTGTTTCTCGTCGGCACGGACAAATTTATCGAGACGGAAAACAATGGAAAATCTCAGATCTCGGTTCTCAGAATGGCATTTTTATCAAGCGTTCAGGACAGCCTCGCTTTGGGGCTAGAATTACGTCTCCTGAACCCTTATTTTCCGGGGATGAAATAGCCTTTGGAAAAGTGCGCTGCTTATTCCAAATTTTCTAA
- a CDS encoding VWA domain-containing protein, producing the protein MNNFFGQLRQKLSKPLLFGLCGAVGCLGAAIVGEILLAVALPPSAQPLPPLPQVDVMFVLDVTGSMGGEIKGVQQGIQSFAREISLRKLDGQVGLIAFRDLLEGEEPQILSFDGSVFTSNSEMFSQQVSRLLANGGGDDPESSLDALVLAARQPFRPQATKVIVLITDALPKIPDKETPSVPEAVNVLRDYKIDQLHMVIQSSDQAAFEGLQASTPGEVFLLSEAASGREGFERILPVVGERIAETTIKGLQSNREFSTKSFGRLVVVISVWTGILTIGVALALIAGQNYYLRRRILTISEGLKGTGGSLIAGFIAGVAGQILFLPVASIPILVNAGRLFGWTILGSFVGGGMSFFVPNLQRRRALQGGAIGGATGSIGFLIVSAVSGDLVGRLVGAAIIGFFIGLMIALIEQFSRQSWLVVSWTPTEQTKINLGAEPVLLGSSEDAHVYLRKSQGYPPMTAKIYTEGEKIIMEFDETMKDKGMKILRHELSNGDKRKLGDVTLEVRTANSNLTKQ; encoded by the coding sequence ATGAACAACTTCTTTGGTCAACTCCGACAAAAACTCAGCAAGCCTTTACTGTTTGGCTTATGTGGGGCAGTGGGTTGTTTAGGTGCGGCAATTGTGGGAGAAATCCTCTTAGCTGTAGCACTGCCACCTTCTGCACAACCCCTTCCACCTTTACCTCAAGTCGATGTCATGTTTGTTTTAGATGTGACAGGCAGTATGGGAGGAGAAATTAAGGGAGTACAACAAGGTATTCAAAGCTTTGCTCGTGAAATTAGTTTACGAAAACTCGACGGACAAGTCGGATTGATTGCTTTTCGTGATCTTTTGGAAGGTGAAGAACCCCAAATTTTGTCTTTTGATGGTTCTGTGTTTACTTCTAATAGTGAGATGTTTAGCCAGCAAGTGAGCCGACTCCTAGCAAACGGGGGTGGAGATGATCCAGAAAGTAGCCTTGATGCCCTGGTACTAGCAGCACGGCAGCCTTTCCGTCCTCAAGCTACGAAAGTCATTGTTCTGATTACAGACGCACTACCAAAGATACCTGATAAAGAAACGCCTTCAGTACCTGAAGCAGTAAATGTATTGCGTGACTATAAGATTGATCAGTTGCACATGGTCATACAAAGTAGTGATCAAGCAGCCTTTGAAGGCTTACAAGCAAGTACCCCTGGTGAAGTTTTTCTACTCAGTGAAGCAGCTTCTGGACGGGAAGGTTTTGAGCGAATTTTACCTGTTGTTGGGGAAAGAATTGCTGAGACAACTATCAAAGGATTGCAGAGCAACAGAGAATTTTCTACGAAATCCTTTGGAAGACTTGTTGTTGTTATTTCTGTATGGACAGGTATTCTAACAATTGGGGTAGCTTTAGCACTAATTGCTGGGCAAAACTACTACTTACGGCGACGTATTTTGACGATATCAGAGGGGTTGAAAGGAACGGGCGGAAGCTTAATTGCGGGTTTTATTGCTGGAGTCGCTGGGCAAATACTATTTTTACCTGTAGCCAGTATTCCAATCTTAGTTAATGCAGGTAGACTGTTCGGCTGGACAATTTTAGGCTCATTTGTCGGAGGAGGAATGTCCTTCTTTGTTCCCAACCTGCAAAGGCGTCGTGCCTTACAGGGAGGGGCTATTGGCGGTGCGACAGGATCGATTGGATTTCTAATCGTTTCTGCGGTGTCCGGTGATTTAGTCGGGCGATTAGTTGGGGCTGCGATTATTGGCTTTTTCATTGGTTTAATGATCGCTCTCATTGAACAGTTTAGCCGTCAATCTTGGCTGGTGGTTTCATGGACACCGACTGAACAAACCAAAATTAATTTAGGAGCAGAACCAGTTCTATTAGGAAGTTCAGAAGATGCTCATGTTTACCTGAGAAAAAGTCAAGGATATCCCCCAATGACTGCCAAAATTTACACAGAAGGAGAAAAAATTATTATGGAGTTTGACGAAACAATGAAAGATAAAGGAATGAAAATTCTTAGACATGAACTTTCAAATGGAGATAAACGAAAACTCGGAGATGTCACCTTAGAAGTTAGAACTGCTAACAGTAATTTAACGAAACAATAA
- a CDS encoding FHA domain-containing protein produces the protein MSVSCSACGYENLDGTEFCEACGAELLASVTVTEVATPDYSMPPSIPDFMNPAPPYTPPASSPQPSIPSSPFVSGTARLIAKQSGCPTSEFTLDGSAIIGRFDPDTGPVDVDLEGWAGEDTISRNHAEIYYEGGQWKIKDLGSTNGVFIKPVGQSRFGARITLPETLNSGDEIAIAKIRFLFQSP, from the coding sequence ATGTCTGTTTCTTGTTCTGCTTGTGGTTATGAAAATTTAGATGGAACGGAATTTTGTGAAGCCTGTGGTGCTGAATTACTAGCATCAGTAACGGTGACAGAAGTAGCAACCCCCGATTATTCAATGCCTCCTTCTATCCCTGATTTTATGAATCCTGCTCCTCCCTATACTCCTCCGGCATCATCGCCTCAACCCAGCATTCCTTCCTCGCCATTTGTATCAGGAACAGCCCGATTAATTGCTAAACAATCTGGTTGCCCTACTTCTGAATTTACCTTAGATGGCAGTGCAATTATTGGACGTTTTGATCCTGATACTGGGCCAGTGGATGTTGATTTAGAAGGATGGGCAGGTGAAGATACAATTTCTCGCAACCATGCCGAAATTTATTATGAAGGGGGTCAATGGAAAATTAAAGATTTAGGTTCAACCAATGGGGTATTTATTAAACCTGTTGGTCAAAGTCGTTTCGGAGCCAGAATTACTTTACCAGAAACTTTAAATTCAGGAGATGAAATTGCGATCGCTAAAATTCGTTTCCTGTTTCAAAGCCCTTAA
- a CDS encoding serine hydrolase, with protein MPNQSQEILIESANCYRFYGGVGQKLVMDTSVQSTLIQPNNRPLKLQGFLEQELSQKGSYILVINPPKSKQDQTFTIELQGQGEINSVLSPPILPPTSVASSNSSKLSYNLKNPPPFKTDRKLQQIVDEILALIQAKGLSTHNLSISLVNLSYPNNCCGYASYSDDQPIFPASVSKLFWLVALYGQYDAGILPEGTISEQDIYKMIQDSDNEPASRVVDAITGTESGGELNSEELKIWTDKRLSVNGFFENAGYRNLNVSQKNFPIPYLNLDRPDKGRDLQIRGKGTLPIRNHLTSYDIARLLYEIDSNQAISKGYSLKIKDLLKRDLNPQVWKHKEYNSIEGFFAESLPQDSYVFSKVGWTFESRQDAAIIESPDRRTRYILVILADNPSFGDDWKIFPEISRRVYDRMIENQ; from the coding sequence ATGCCAAACCAATCTCAAGAAATCTTAATTGAATCTGCCAATTGCTATCGTTTTTATGGTGGTGTAGGTCAAAAATTAGTCATGGATACCAGTGTTCAATCTACATTAATTCAGCCTAACAATCGTCCACTGAAATTACAGGGTTTTCTGGAACAAGAATTGTCTCAAAAAGGGAGTTACATCCTAGTGATTAATCCTCCTAAGTCAAAACAGGATCAAACATTTACAATCGAGTTACAAGGTCAGGGAGAAATCAATAGTGTGTTATCGCCACCTATTCTACCTCCCACATCTGTCGCATCTTCTAATTCTTCAAAACTCAGTTATAACCTTAAAAACCCTCCTCCCTTTAAAACTGATCGAAAATTACAACAAATTGTTGATGAGATTTTAGCCTTGATACAAGCTAAAGGTTTATCAACCCATAACTTATCCATTAGCTTAGTTAACTTAAGTTATCCCAATAACTGTTGTGGTTATGCTTCCTATTCTGATGATCAACCTATTTTTCCAGCTAGTGTTTCTAAGCTATTCTGGTTAGTTGCTTTATATGGACAATACGATGCTGGTATTCTTCCAGAGGGGACGATTTCAGAGCAAGATATTTATAAAATGATTCAAGATTCTGATAATGAACCCGCTAGCCGTGTTGTTGATGCAATTACAGGAACAGAATCTGGCGGAGAATTGAATTCGGAAGAACTCAAGATTTGGACGGATAAGCGACTATCGGTTAATGGATTTTTTGAGAATGCTGGTTATAGGAATCTTAATGTTAGCCAGAAAAACTTTCCCATTCCTTATCTCAATTTAGACAGACCAGACAAAGGTAGGGATTTACAAATTCGCGGAAAAGGAACGTTACCGATTAGAAATCATTTAACCAGTTATGATATTGCTCGACTTCTTTATGAAATTGATAGTAACCAAGCTATTTCTAAAGGATACAGCTTAAAAATTAAAGATTTGTTAAAACGGGACTTAAATCCGCAAGTTTGGAAACACAAGGAATATAATTCTATTGAGGGTTTCTTTGCTGAATCTTTGCCTCAAGATAGTTACGTTTTTTCAAAAGTTGGATGGACATTTGAAAGTCGTCAAGATGCAGCTATTATCGAGAGTCCTGATCGAAGAACTCGTTACATTTTAGTCATCTTAGCTGACAATCCTAGCTTTGGGGATGATTGGAAGATTTTTCCTGAAATTTCAAGGAGGGTTTATGACCGCATGATTGAAAATCAATAA
- a CDS encoding vWA domain-containing protein, with protein MLNVSITPHREFLPANSPDQKLFLMLKVRPTQEVAQTRPSTTFAFVIDTSGSMYEGIIGVPQPTGRSVFVDGNSYQEVTGVTSKIDIVIDSLFALVKSGRLKPDDRVAIIQFDDSASTLIGLTPATQVSQLEDAIACLRNYSGGTRMGLGMRHGLNLLAPQNMTIKRALIFTDGETFDEDQCRELAQEFALNNIPITALGVGEYAEDLLIHLSDTTGGKLFPIVPENATGNAVSIADLPATIIEEFSLAQQEVITNLALTVKTVKGAKLTRIVRAYPEQAEFPLTLDPHPIGNAIANDETVFILEFTLESRPQARVRVAQLGLTYEIPGQKRRGELPPQNVVVQFVAGQMGAQVDQEVMGYLQQCNIAQLVKQATQIADHNPQQAEHLLETARRMTVKIGNNAMTETLTEVQNELRKTQKISSGTRKTVKMGSKGKTVRMNNNDINQEITDEQIRKASGT; from the coding sequence ATGTTAAATGTTTCAATTACCCCTCACCGTGAGTTTTTACCTGCTAATTCTCCAGACCAAAAATTGTTTTTAATGTTAAAAGTGCGGCCCACGCAGGAAGTTGCTCAAACTCGCCCTTCAACAACTTTTGCCTTTGTGATTGATACCAGTGGTTCAATGTATGAAGGCATCATTGGTGTTCCTCAACCGACAGGGAGAAGCGTTTTTGTTGATGGGAATAGCTATCAAGAAGTGACAGGAGTAACCTCTAAAATTGATATTGTCATTGACTCTTTATTCGCCTTAGTTAAATCCGGTAGGCTAAAGCCGGATGATCGGGTTGCTATTATTCAATTTGATGACTCTGCGTCTACTCTCATCGGTTTAACTCCAGCAACTCAAGTCAGTCAATTAGAGGATGCGATCGCCTGTTTAAGAAACTATTCCGGTGGTACTCGTATGGGCTTAGGAATGCGTCATGGTCTGAATTTATTAGCACCACAAAATATGACTATTAAACGAGCTTTAATTTTCACTGATGGTGAAACCTTTGATGAAGATCAATGTCGTGAACTGGCTCAAGAATTCGCGCTCAATAATATTCCGATTACAGCATTAGGTGTAGGTGAATATGCCGAAGACTTGCTGATTCATTTGAGCGATACTACAGGTGGAAAACTGTTTCCCATTGTTCCTGAAAATGCCACAGGAAATGCTGTTTCTATTGCAGATTTACCTGCAACAATTATTGAAGAATTTAGTCTAGCCCAACAAGAAGTAATCACAAATTTAGCCTTAACCGTGAAAACTGTAAAAGGGGCTAAACTCACTCGAATTGTTCGGGCTTATCCTGAACAAGCCGAATTTCCTTTAACCCTTGATCCTCACCCTATTGGTAATGCAATTGCGAATGATGAAACGGTTTTTATACTAGAATTTACCCTAGAAAGTCGCCCTCAAGCTCGTGTGCGTGTTGCCCAACTCGGTTTAACGTATGAAATTCCAGGGCAAAAGCGACGAGGCGAACTGCCTCCACAAAATGTTGTAGTTCAGTTTGTCGCCGGACAAATGGGCGCTCAAGTTGATCAAGAAGTGATGGGATATCTACAACAATGTAATATCGCTCAATTGGTTAAACAAGCTACTCAAATTGCAGATCACAATCCACAACAAGCCGAACACCTGTTAGAAACTGCCCGCCGAATGACCGTCAAAATTGGAAATAATGCCATGACAGAAACCCTGACGGAAGTTCAAAATGAACTGCGAAAAACTCAGAAGATTTCTTCAGGAACTCGCAAAACTGTCAAGATGGGTTCTAAAGGAAAAACTGTTCGGATGAACAATAATGATATTAACCAAGAAATCACCGATGAACAAATTCGCAAAGCATCTGGAACGTAA
- a CDS encoding ARC6/PARC6 family protein, with product MKKLPISVLLFAIVGCNNPSISQTPNSISGDCPEQPSVSLEEKDVKPITLTTSGTTQESGQVKSGKSLGYTFEGQAGQKLSYQTKDDICIWIFTQDLTLLEGVELPKNGKYTIQVAALKGATTFNLEMSLGALQAASTPSPVNPTSSPTSVPQPSVSSSSSSSGLSQNQAAQLVGNWLGSKSKIFAPPFNRQLVNQYTTGPLYTDITKPDGSIDWLEKNNSRYDYKDARVTEVISFSDSGSQPSLTVRIYEDRTLYGPNGIDYNVSGSSTRNYTYFFSQENGNWKIYDYKRAE from the coding sequence ATGAAAAAACTCCCTATCTCAGTTTTATTATTTGCAATCGTTGGATGTAATAATCCTTCTATTTCTCAAACTCCTAATTCTATCTCCGGTGATTGTCCTGAACAACCCTCTGTTTCCTTAGAAGAAAAAGATGTTAAACCGATTACATTAACAACTTCAGGAACAACCCAAGAATCAGGTCAAGTCAAATCTGGTAAATCTCTGGGATATACTTTTGAAGGTCAAGCAGGTCAAAAACTAAGTTATCAAACTAAAGATGATATTTGTATTTGGATTTTTACACAAGATTTAACTCTTTTAGAGGGGGTTGAACTACCCAAAAATGGAAAATATACCATTCAAGTTGCTGCACTCAAAGGCGCTACAACATTTAATTTAGAGATGAGTTTAGGAGCCTTACAAGCTGCCTCTACTCCTTCTCCTGTTAACCCAACTTCATCTCCGACCAGTGTTCCTCAACCTTCTGTTTCATCAAGTTCTAGTAGTAGTGGATTAAGTCAGAATCAAGCTGCTCAATTAGTTGGAAATTGGTTAGGTTCTAAATCTAAAATCTTTGCTCCCCCCTTTAATCGGCAATTAGTTAATCAATACACGACAGGGCCACTTTATACAGATATTACTAAACCCGATGGTTCAATTGATTGGTTAGAAAAAAATAATTCTCGTTACGATTACAAAGATGCTCGTGTTACTGAAGTTATCTCTTTTTCTGATTCAGGAAGTCAACCGTCCCTCACTGTTCGTATATATGAAGATCGAACACTTTATGGCCCTAATGGGATTGATTATAACGTATCAGGTTCATCAACCCGGAATTATACTTATTTCTTCTCACAAGAAAATGGAAATTGGAAAATTTACGACTATAAAAGAGCAGAATAA
- a CDS encoding PP2C family protein-serine/threonine phosphatase, giving the protein MNSLTDSSESLVIQEHFIFTIKDFQVEIQSYLGHFTDVDYFKVIILNRDPEDNQSQFGLLRVGSPDGGLQRELQLREILGYHKMVSALLASETQESVVISSRSQLPEQKAPLQTEEAFSSPKELLEEPDTHSPLEDESEYLEEVYYEEKEVGANISSQKLIVLSELLSESNTLEAWLQNNNSPEQCLLLASQVCQFFKSLYQKGWCVISIFPQFIEMGTPIQFFDLTGVYPVNEKLNSGLIGDYYAPEIALGHLIAETMSSYVVGVLLYQALHQKLPPRFEGIPESADSLDLKISKIPRIYQILTITLSSIPEERFPLSQLLSLLVETRQSLRSFQVRWEVANRSTLGLSTSRLQNEDNYGIRQQPASHSDPWLLAVVADGMGGLAQGEVASQLAVETVLGTAFPANLNHALHQGEWLISLVEAANEQVSNTVRDGGTTISVVFAVGRELAIAHVGDSRILLLRKGIICQLSEDHSMVAMLLASGEISYQESQQHPDRNVLTKSLGSKRRLSPGYVQDLSRFGGESFLTLEDGDILLLCSDGVWDLVSNEELATIFNEQQNLQGAVNTAIEQVLERGASDNATLVALKCSIETALF; this is encoded by the coding sequence ATGAACTCACTAACTGACTCTTCTGAATCTCTAGTTATTCAAGAACATTTTATCTTCACCATCAAGGATTTTCAAGTTGAAATTCAATCTTATTTAGGCCACTTTACGGATGTAGACTACTTTAAAGTCATCATTCTAAATCGTGATCCTGAAGATAACCAAAGCCAATTCGGACTCCTGCGGGTCGGTTCTCCAGATGGAGGACTACAGCGAGAATTGCAACTTCGAGAAATCCTGGGCTACCATAAAATGGTGTCGGCGTTATTAGCTTCGGAAACACAAGAGTCAGTTGTTATTTCTTCTCGCTCACAACTTCCTGAGCAAAAAGCTCCTTTGCAAACTGAAGAAGCATTTTCTTCTCCAAAAGAATTGTTAGAAGAACCCGATACTCACTCTCCCTTAGAAGATGAATCAGAATACTTAGAAGAAGTATATTATGAGGAAAAAGAAGTTGGGGCAAACATATCAAGCCAGAAATTAATCGTTCTGAGCGAACTTTTGAGTGAATCTAACACCTTAGAAGCTTGGTTACAAAACAATAATTCTCCTGAACAATGCTTATTGTTGGCTAGTCAAGTTTGCCAATTCTTCAAATCCCTTTATCAAAAAGGCTGGTGTGTGATTTCCATTTTTCCCCAATTTATTGAAATGGGAACACCCATCCAGTTTTTTGATTTAACAGGGGTTTATCCAGTTAATGAAAAACTTAATAGTGGATTAATAGGAGATTACTACGCCCCTGAAATTGCATTAGGACATTTAATTGCAGAGACGATGAGTAGCTATGTTGTGGGGGTTTTACTCTATCAGGCTTTGCACCAAAAATTACCTCCTCGCTTTGAAGGGATACCGGAATCTGCTGATAGCCTTGACTTAAAAATTAGCAAGATTCCCCGCATTTATCAAATTCTAACCATCACCCTTTCTTCTATCCCCGAAGAACGTTTTCCCCTCTCCCAACTGCTCAGTCTTTTAGTAGAAACTCGACAATCCTTACGGAGTTTTCAGGTACGCTGGGAAGTGGCAAACCGCTCAACACTAGGGCTTTCTACAAGTCGCCTTCAAAATGAAGATAATTACGGTATTCGTCAACAGCCTGCTAGTCATTCTGATCCTTGGCTTTTAGCGGTTGTTGCGGATGGCATGGGAGGTTTAGCTCAAGGAGAAGTGGCAAGTCAATTAGCGGTTGAAACTGTATTAGGAACAGCATTTCCTGCAAACTTAAACCATGCTTTACATCAAGGCGAGTGGTTAATTTCCCTAGTCGAAGCTGCAAATGAACAGGTATCTAATACGGTAAGGGATGGAGGGACAACTATTAGTGTTGTGTTTGCGGTTGGGCGAGAATTGGCGATCGCCCATGTTGGAGATAGTCGCATTCTTCTCTTAAGAAAAGGCATTATTTGCCAGTTATCAGAAGATCATTCAATGGTTGCAATGCTGTTAGCTAGTGGTGAGATTTCATATCAAGAAAGTCAACAACATCCTGACCGCAATGTTCTCACAAAATCTTTAGGGTCAAAACGCAGATTAAGCCCAGGTTATGTCCAAGACTTAAGCCGTTTCGGAGGAGAAAGTTTTTTAACTTTAGAGGATGGTGATATTCTGCTCCTCTGTTCTGATGGGGTTTGGGATTTAGTTTCTAATGAAGAACTGGCTACAATTTTTAATGAACAGCAAAATTTACAAGGGGCTGTTAATACAGCGATTGAGCAAGTTTTGGAGAGGGGAGCCAGTGATAATGCCACCCTTGTTGCGTTGAAATGTTCTATCGAAACTGCCTTGTTTTAA